The region ACTGTATATATGGTGTTGATGATTACATTAAAGGAAAAACATCCTTTGATAAAGTAGCTATAAATGTTATTGATGATAGCACCATCAGAATAAGGCTTAATTCTCCGTGCAGCTATTTTTTAAAAAAGTTAGCCCAACCAATATACAATGTGCGTAAAATAGATGCAAATTTAAAAAATTGGACTAAATATTATTCTAAGATAAGTTATTCTGGGCCATATTCAATTTCAAAAATTTCCGGTAATACTGTTTTACTTAAGAAAAATGATAACTATTTTTTAAAAGATAGTATTAAATTAAATGAATTTAAGATGAAATATCACCATGATGAAAGAAATGTAAGTGCATATGCTGTTACTGATTTTGAAAATTCAAAAGATGTAGATATATTTTTAAATCCTCCTTTAAGTGAAATATCTAAATTAAAAGATAAGGGTGAGGTAGGAATATTTAGGACATGGGATACCTTAGCTATTTATTTTAATTTGAATAAGCCTAGTATTTGCAGCAATATTAATTTTAGAAAAGCTGTAACATGCCTCTTAGATAGAGATAAGATAGTAAATTCCGTACCAGGTAATATTGTTACTAGCGAAAACACGTTTGTTCCATATGAGCTTTTTAAAGCGGGAGATTGCGAAAATTTATTTAAAAATTTAGATATAAAATCTAGTATGGACAATTTAGATAAAAGTGGATACTCCGAAAGTCAAAAGATTAAAATCGTTTATAGAGAAAATAACTTAAACAGAGAAGTATGTGAAGAGATGGTACACAGCATAAATGAAGAATTAAAAAGTCAAAATAAGTCTGAAATAAATTTTGATATAGAGGGATATGATTATAAGGAGTTAAATGAAATTATAAAGCAAGGAAAGTATGATGTTTATTTTGGTGATTACAATATATGGTATGATAGCGCAGTTAGCTTCTTTGAAATGTGGGATTCAAATTCACCTCAAAATTTAAATTATAAAAATTTAAATTATGATGATTATGTGTATTACCTTCACAATTTGAACGGAGATAATGATAATACATTAAAAAATATGGAAAAGCAGCTAGTAAATGATTTACCTGTCGTTCCAATAGCACTTAAAAATAACGTTGTATGTAGAAAAGAAAAATTTAAAAATTTAAAAGAAAATAAATATGGTGAACTAATAGTAAATACATTGTTTAACTATTAAGTTATACATGCACCATAATGTTTTTGTACTATCATTTTGGAACACGTATAACTTAAATTGTATCTAGTGAATGGTACAACTGATAGCTTATTAGCCTTTAGAATTTAGGGGCACATAGGCAAATTATTTCTTTTTATGTCTTAGGAAATTATTGGCTTTACTTTCTTTTAAAAAGATGAATAATTAGGAAAAATAGAAACATATTGTTGTCGCTGTAAAATGATTTTTTAGATATTGAAAAAGTATTTTTTCGTTTGTTATAAGTTACTTTTTTAAAGAATATGGAAGCCATTTCAGCACTTTTGGGAGTTGGTATAATAGGCATTTTAAAATTATTTTCTTCAAGTAAATCTTCTGATTTTAATGAAAAATTTTTGTATCTTTCAGGATCATCAATGTTTGGAGCTTCAGGCCATGAAGGTATTAGGCCAGAGTCTAGAACTTGATGCTTGAAGGTGTTTATAAGTATGTTTTCATAGGAATTGTCATTTTCACAAAAATCAGATATTAATATTGAATTCATAACATAAAGTAATATTTCGTTGCAGGAAAAACTTATATCTTTTTTATTGCTTTTTTTAAGAAAGATGCCTAATGATGGATCATATAAATCTGCTAGAAAAGAATATATTTTTATGGCATTTTCTTTAAATTTTAATATTCCAGAATTTTTGTACAGAAGAAAAGCATTTAGGCATAATAAACATTGATTTTCTATATTGTCATTAAAAGCTGTATCTTCATAGGTTTCAGTTAAATATTCAAATATATCAATTAGTAATTCATAAGATTTTTCATGCTTACTGTAGTTATAGAATATGTTAAGTGCAAGTGATAATTTATTTAATTCAGCAAAAGACAAAGAATATAGCTCATTTCTAAATCTAATAAACATATCTAAAATATCAAAAGAGAATTTTTGGTAATCTGCAGCAAATTTATCTTGTGAAATAGTTGAGTATTTATAATAAGCGCACATTAAAAGTGCTTGATTTGAAAATTTGAAGCCTTTGTTTTTCTTTTTGTCTTCAAGCTCTATTTTTGATAGTAGTTCATTTGAAATATCTGATTTATCAATGAATACTCCTTCAAAATTTCTTAAGTATGAATTGCAAAAATCTAATTGCTTTTTTGCGATAAATAAATATAAGTTATCCATATTATTTTTTTTAGGATAAGCATCCTTAAGTTTTGCATAATAAGAGGATAATTCTAGAAGGCTTAAATTCATATAAGCATTAGAAGAAACTAAAATCTCTTTTTTTATGTTAGAATTTTTCCAATTTGATTTATTATTTACAGTTTCAAGCTTACAACTGGATTTTCTATATAGACTTATTAGTGGAGAAAACGACTTAAATGTGTTAATATCATTTAAAGGACATTGTTTTGATTTTAGATCTTTCGAAGACATTTTAATTCCACATTTTGAATTAAAAATTATATCTTTTAGGGATTCTTTTGATAAGTAAAATAATTGATTTTTTATAGAACTTTTATTAAATGAATTAAGTCTAAAAAATGGTCCTATATATTTCAAGGTCTACACCGTCCTAGTATAATTAATCTATTATATAATATGAGATTGCTTTGGAATCTGTGATAGATTAAATGTGAAAATATTTGGAGTAGATGGAAAGAATGGTGATTCAAAAATGAAAAAAGTTATAATTGCAAGTAATAATCAGAATAAAATAAAAGAAATAAAAGAAATATTAAGTGATTTTCCACTGGAAGTAGTATCTCTTAAAGAAGAAAAAATTGATATTGAAGTAGAGGAAAATGGAAGTACTTTTATGGAAAATGCATATAAAAAAGCATATGAAATATATAAACTAAAAAAAGATTGTATGGTTATGGCAGATGATTCGGGGCTTATGGTAGATGTTCTTGATGGTAAACCTGGTATATATTCAGCGAGATTTGCAGGTGTACATGGAGATTCTGAGAAAAATAATGAAAAATTGCTTTCTCTCCTAAAAGGCATTCCATTTGAGAAAAGAACTGCAAAGTTTGTATGCGCTATTGTTTTTATAGTGAATGGGGAAAATATTATAAAAGTATCAGGAGAAGTAACTGGCTATATCACTGATAAGGAAAAGGGAGATAGTGGATTTGGATATGACCCTCTTTTTTATATTCCTAAATTCAACAAAACATTTGCAGAATTAGTAAGTGATGAAAAAAACTCAATAAGTCATAGAGCAGTTGCACTTAAAAATTTATGTGCAGAGATAAAAAAACTAAATTGGAGGGATTAAAGTGCTTATAGCAGTTATGAGTGATACACATATGTCTAAAGGTAATATAAAAAAAGCATGTGACTCTCTAAAAAATGTGGATACAATTATACATTTAGGAGATAATGTGCAAGATGTGGATGAGATTAAAAAATATTATGACGGGCAAATAATATATATTAGCGGAAATTGTGATTTTTGCAAAATACCATCTGAAAAAACTTTTATTCTTGGTGGTAAAAAATTTTTTATAACTCATGGACATAAATATGGTGTGAAATATGACACATTTAAATTAGAATATAAAGCTAAAGAAGTAGGTGCGGATATTGTGCTTTTTGGGCATACACATGTACCTTATGTTTCTCTAGAAGATGGTGTATGGTACGTAAATCCTGGTAGTGTATCTTACTCCAGAAGTGGAAGTAATAGTTTTGCATATGTGGAAATAAATAGTGAAACGATACACCCTATAATAAATAATTTATAAAAAAATGAAAAAAAGGGTTGACGAAACTGGCTGTATAGTGTAGAATAATTTTTGTCGTCAAACAGCAGGTAAAAAGTTTTAACATATCGGGGTGTGGCGCAGATGGGAGCGCGCGTGGTTTGGGACCATGAGGTCGCAGGTTCAATCCCTGTCACCCCGACCAATAAATAATATGCGGGTGTAACTCAATGGTAGAGTGCTAGCCTTCCAAGCTAGTTACGAGGGTTCGATTCCCTCTACCCGCTCCAAGCGTGCGTTTTTAGCTCAGTTGGATAGAGCAACGGCCTTCTAAGCCGTGGGCCGGGGGTTCGAATCCCTTAAAACGCACCACTTTAAAAAATATATGGTGAGTATAGTTCAGTTGGTAGAGCGCCAGATTGTGGTTCTGGATGTCTAGGGTTCGAGTCCCTATACTCACCCCATTGTTGGGATGTAGCCAAGTGGTAAGGCACAGGACTTTGACTCCTGCATTCCGTAGGTTCGAATCCTGCCATCCCAGCCAATACATATAAAAATAAATAAGGTTTATTAGCTCAGTTGGTAGAGCACATGACTTTTAATCATGGTGTCCGGGGTTCGATTCCCCGATAAGCCACCAATGCAGGTATGGCGGAATTGGCAGACGCGCTAGACTTAGGATCTAGTACTTCGGTGTGTGGGTTCGACTCCCTCTACCTGCACCAATAAAAAAATATGCGGGAGTGGCTCAGTGGTAGAGCGTCACCTTGCCAAGGTGAACGTCGCGAGTTCGAATCTCGTCTTCCGCTCCAAACGTGCGTTTTTAGCTCAGTTGGATAGAGCAACGGCCTTCTAAGCCGTGGGCCGGGGGTTCGAATCCCTTAAAACGCACCATAATGCGGGTGTAACTCAATGGTAGAGTGCTAGCCTTCCAAGCTAGTTACGAGGGTTCGATTCCCTCTACCCGCTCCATATATGCGCTATTAGCTCAGTTGGTAGAGCACCTGACTCTTAATCAGGGTGCCCAGGGTTCGAGTCCCTGATGGCGCACCATATTACGGTGAGTATAGTTCAGTTGGTAGAGCGCCAGATTGTGGTTCTGGATGTCTAGGGTTCGAGTCCCTATACTCACCCCATTGTTGGGATGTAGCCAAGTGGTAAGGCACAGGACTTTGACTCCTGCATTCCGTAGGTTCGAATCCTGCCATCCCAGCCAATACATATAAAAATAAATGAGGTTTATTAGCTCAGTTGGTAGAGCACATGACTTTTAATCATGGTGTCCGGGGTTCGATTCCCCGATAAGCCACCAATGCAGGTATGGCGGAATTGGCAGACGCGCTAGACTTAGGATCTAGTACTTCGGTGTGTGGGTTCGACTCCCTCTACCTGCACCAATAAAAAAATATGCGGGAGTGGCTCAGTGGTAGAGCGTCACCTTGCCAAGGTGAACGTCGCGAGTTCGAATCTCGTCTTCCGCTCCATATGCGGGTGTAACTCAATGGTAGAGTGCTAGCCTTCCAAGCTAGTTACGAGGGTTCGATTCCCTCTACCCGCTCCAAGCGTGCGTTTTTAGCTCAGTTGGATAGAGCAACGGCCTTCTAAGCCGTGGGCCGGGGGTTCGAATCCCTTAAAACGCACCAACCTTTTAAAAATATATTTGTTTTATGTGCGTTATTAGCTCAGTTGGTAGAGCACCTGACTCTTAATCAGGGTGCCCAGGGTTCGAGTCCCTGATGACGCACCATTTATTATGTTTAGTTTAATGGCGTCGGGGTGTGGCGCAGATGGGAGCGCGCGTGGTTTGGGACCATGAGGTCGCAGGTTCAATCCCTGTCACCCCGACCAATAATAATATGCGGGTGTAACTCAATGGTAGAGTGCTAGCCTTCCAAGCTAGTTACGAGGGTTCGATTCCCTCTACCCGCTCCAATTTTATTAAAGGCGTTTTTAGGCGCTCATAGCTCAGTTGGATAGAGTTGCAGACTTCGAATCTGAAGGTCGGGGGTTCGATTCCCTCTGGGCGCACCATATATAAATAAATAGAGGCATTACGTGAGGTTGATAATTTATATCAGCCTTTTTTTATATATTATACTTATTTGTGATACGCTTTCGATTACATTAAGTTTATTATTAAAGCTGTCTATATTATCTCATTTTAGCCATATAAGCTCACCTTGTCTTAATGCTAGTAATACTTAATGCTTGTAATCTATTACCTTTTAAAGCTACTTTAAGGGTGTCTATTTGTTCATTTGTAAAAACTTCTATTTATTTATTTGCCATGAAAACACTTTTCACGAACATATGTTTACAATAAAATTAAAAAATAAATAGTGTTAAAAGCACACTATTTTCGATATTAATTATATAATTGCTTTAAAATAGTGTAGAGAATTTCAAGATAACTGCCTATTTGTTAGAGTTAAATTATGAAATTCACTACAATTAATGTTTATATCTAAAAGGTAGTTTCTATAATAAGGTGATTCATTATTTTTTAGTAGAATATTGTTTTTTAAATTTTTACTTCTTGAGTTATTTTATAGTATTCTTCTATCAATTGTTCTTTTAGCTTTTCCTTCATTTCTTTCAATAGTATTTGGTTTAACTAACTTTAGTTTTATGCTTATGCCTAAGACAGATTCAATGTTATGTTTAATTTTTTTAGTAATTATTTTGAGTTTTTTAATATCATTTGAGAAAAATTCTTCATTGACTTCAGCCAAAATTTCTAAAGTATCCAAGTCGTTTACTCTATCAACAAGTAACATATAGTGAGGTTTAGTTTCTTTGTTTTCGAGTAATACACTTTCAATTTGAGTAGGAAAAACATTAACGCCTCTAATAATGAGCATATCATCGCTTCTTTTTAAACATTTTTCCATTTTGATAAGACTCCTACCACATTCACATTTTTCATTATGAAGCGTAGTTAAATCTCTAGTCCTGTACCTTATAAGAGGTAATGCCTCTTTTGTAACAGCTGTAAAAACTATTTCACCCTGTGATCCATAAGGAAGAACCTCAAAAGTACTAGGATTTATAATTTCAGGAATAAAGTGATCTTCATTTATATGAAGTCCATTTTGCATTTCACAATCAAAAGCGACACCGGGTCCTATTATTTCACTAAGGCCATAAATGTCCATTGCCTTAATATTTAGATTTTGTTCAAGCCTCTTTCTCATATTTTCTGTCCAAGGTTCAGCACCAAAAATACCAAGTTTTAGATTAAGGTCTTCATTTTTAATTCCCATTTCATGCATTGTTTCAGCTAAATGGAGGGCATAAGAAGGTGTGCAAGCAAGTACAGTAGTACCAAAATCTTTCATTATTTGTATTTGTTTTTTTGTGTTTCCGGATGAAATTGGTATTACTGTAGCACCGATTTTCTCCACTCCATAATGTAGCCCAATTCCTCCTGTAAAGAGTCCATAGCCGTATGCCACTTGAACAAAATCATGGCTATTTATTCCATAAGCAGAAAGACATCTTGCTACTACCTCAGACCAGGTTACTAAATCTTTTTTTGTATATCCTACTACAATAGGGTGACCGGTTGTTCCTGAGGATGAATTAAGCCTTACTATCTCATTTGTTGGAACTGCAAATAGACCATAAGGATAATTATTCTTTATATCCTGTTTTGTAGTAAAAGGAAGCTTTGATAAATCATCAATTCCTTTAATATCTCCAGGCTCCAGCCCTAATTCATGCATTTTTTTTCTATAAAATGGTACGTTATGATAAACATATTCAACGGTATGTACAAGTCTTTTTCCTTGAATTGCTCTCATTTCTTCACGACTCATGCATTCGTTTTTTTTATCCCAAATCATTAATATTCCCCCAATTCACAACAAAAATGTTTTCAACAATCCTAGTGTAATTTTATTTTTT is a window of Clostridium pasteurianum DNA encoding:
- a CDS encoding metallophosphoesterase, whose product is MLIAVMSDTHMSKGNIKKACDSLKNVDTIIHLGDNVQDVDEIKKYYDGQIIYISGNCDFCKIPSEKTFILGGKKFFITHGHKYGVKYDTFKLEYKAKEVGADIVLFGHTHVPYVSLEDGVWYVNPGSVSYSRSGSNSFAYVEINSETIHPIINNL
- a CDS encoding phenylacetate--CoA ligase family protein — protein: MIWDKKNECMSREEMRAIQGKRLVHTVEYVYHNVPFYRKKMHELGLEPGDIKGIDDLSKLPFTTKQDIKNNYPYGLFAVPTNEIVRLNSSSGTTGHPIVVGYTKKDLVTWSEVVARCLSAYGINSHDFVQVAYGYGLFTGGIGLHYGVEKIGATVIPISSGNTKKQIQIMKDFGTTVLACTPSYALHLAETMHEMGIKNEDLNLKLGIFGAEPWTENMRKRLEQNLNIKAMDIYGLSEIIGPGVAFDCEMQNGLHINEDHFIPEIINPSTFEVLPYGSQGEIVFTAVTKEALPLIRYRTRDLTTLHNEKCECGRSLIKMEKCLKRSDDMLIIRGVNVFPTQIESVLLENKETKPHYMLLVDRVNDLDTLEILAEVNEEFFSNDIKKLKIITKKIKHNIESVLGISIKLKLVKPNTIERNEGKAKRTIDRRIL
- a CDS encoding XTP/dITP diphosphatase, with the protein product MKKVIIASNNQNKIKEIKEILSDFPLEVVSLKEEKIDIEVEENGSTFMENAYKKAYEIYKLKKDCMVMADDSGLMVDVLDGKPGIYSARFAGVHGDSEKNNEKLLSLLKGIPFEKRTAKFVCAIVFIVNGENIIKVSGEVTGYITDKEKGDSGFGYDPLFYIPKFNKTFAELVSDEKNSISHRAVALKNLCAEIKKLNWRD
- a CDS encoding peptide ABC transporter substrate-binding protein produces the protein MKNFIKVLSVFLIISSILVGCVEKKEKSVSAGKKEKYLVYDIGEVSQDLYSIDSKNVKNNEILNMLFSGLVYEDYNTMQIRPGLADKWTISQDGMEYTFHIRNGLKWSNSDNMTAHDIYDFFKQILSCENKKLYGYDLNCIYGVDDYIKGKTSFDKVAINVIDDSTIRIRLNSPCSYFLKKLAQPIYNVRKIDANLKNWTKYYSKISYSGPYSISKISGNTVLLKKNDNYFLKDSIKLNEFKMKYHHDERNVSAYAVTDFENSKDVDIFLNPPLSEISKLKDKGEVGIFRTWDTLAIYFNLNKPSICSNINFRKAVTCLLDRDKIVNSVPGNIVTSENTFVPYELFKAGDCENLFKNLDIKSSMDNLDKSGYSESQKIKIVYRENNLNREVCEEMVHSINEELKSQNKSEINFDIEGYDYKELNEIIKQGKYDVYFGDYNIWYDSAVSFFEMWDSNSPQNLNYKNLNYDDYVYYLHNLNGDNDNTLKNMEKQLVNDLPVVPIALKNNVVCRKEKFKNLKENKYGELIVNTLFNY